A window of Vespa velutina chromosome 15, iVesVel2.1, whole genome shotgun sequence contains these coding sequences:
- the LOC124954321 gene encoding 39S ribosomal protein L41, mitochondrial: MASSCLILQRGISTSCVNYGKRNFRKFLFLNKRGSRDFKKKQSTDPYPDYPIDKRGVRDTGFKIGNRWINVPEMVPELIVPSLEGFTLKPYVSYKVENISQGEYTAKDLFNEIYAKKIEEDFNKQELDPNGDPMNPNEYEKLTPQEAADRAKRTGTDIFCEDVRYKSSTIID; the protein is encoded by the exons ATGGCCTCTTCGTGTTTGATTTTACAACGAGGTATCTCAACTTCGTGTGTTAATTATGGAAAGCGTaattttcgtaaatttttatttcttaataaacgaGGTAGTCGAGATTTCAAAAAGAAGCAGTCTACAGATCCCTATCCGGATTATCCAATAGATA aaAGAGGAGTAAGAGATACAGGTTTTAAGATAGGAAATAGATGGATTAATGTTCCGGAAATGGTACCTGAACTTATCGTTCCATCTTTAGAAGGTTTTACTTTGAAACCATATGTATCGTATAAGGTAGAGAATATTAGTCAAGGAGAATATACCGCTAAAGATCTCTTTAATGAGATATATGCTAAAAAGATTGAAGaggattttaataaacaagaaTTGGATCCAAATGGAGATCCTATGAATCCTAACGAATATGAAAAACTTACTCCGCAAGAAGCAGCAGACCGTGCTAAAAGAACTGGTACCGATATCTTTTGCGAAGATGTTAGATATAAATCCAGTACTATTAtagattaa